AGACGAGAGCATCGCCTGCGGTCGCAGCACCAGCGCTTCAACGGCGCCAGGACTGACTATGGAGGCACCGAGACTTTCATCTCACTTGTCGACCGCCGGTCGGCTCCCAATTCGGAGAATCCCCGGCAGTTGTCGGTGCGGTGCCTTTGCTCGAATAGGCATCTGCCGCTGCTATTGCCGATCGGCCATAAAGAGACAGACTTCACCCTCGAAATCGGAGCTCCGGTCACCGCCACGCGATGTCTGTCGTTGCCGACGAGGCCGCGCCATACCTTCGCCACCGGCGATGTCGCCTGGAAGCTGATCAGCCACCTATCGCTGAATTATCTCTCGATCACGAATTCCGAAAATGACGGCCATAGGGGCGCAGAAGCGCTGCGAGAAACCTTGCGCCTATACGTCGATCCGGAGGATGCTTTCGCGTCGCGGCAGATCGACGGCATACGTGAAGTCCAGTCGCGAACGATAGTTCGGCGGCTGCCGGGCGCGGGACAAGCTGCAGTCGCACGTGGAATCGAAATCAGCCTCGTCCTGGACGAAGCGGCTTTCGAAGGCGTTGGCATTTTTCCCCTCGCCTCCGTGCTCAACCAGTTCTTCGCCAAATATGTTTCAATTAACAGCTTCACCGAGATGGCCGTCTCGACGTTGCAACGCGGCAAAGTTATGCGATGGCCGCCGACGGTTGGTCGCCGGACGATCCTCTGATGCCTCGCTCTCTCGCACACTTCCTGAGTGCAGTAGCGGCCGAGCCGCATGCCTACGATTTCTTTCAGGCTATGCGTATCATCGATGCAATCTGCTCAGATCGCCCCAGGCTTGGGGAATCAAGCGGGCCGGGCTTCGATCGGGTGCGGATTGGACAGCAGCCCGCGCTGGCCTTTCCGACCCGGTCTATCGCGCGCGTGGCTGAGGCTGGAGAGAACCATCCCGCCAGTATTTCCACCTACGCCTTTGGCCTATTCGGGCCCAACGGTCCGCTGCCTTTGCATCTGACGGAGTACGCGCTTTTAAGGCAGCGCAATGCCGGCGACGAGACGCTGGTTCGGTTTGCCGATATCTTTCATCATCGCCTAGCCTCGCTCTTCTTCCGTGCCTGGGCAGAGAGCGAGCCGACCGTCAGCCATGACAGACCACAAGAAGATCGCTTTGCCATGCAGCTCGGCTCCCTCGCCGGTTTTGGCATGACGTCTTTGCATGGCCGGGACGCCATGCCCGATCTGGCGAAATTTCACTTCACTGGCCGTCTCGCCTCGCACGCGCGCAATGCCGAAGGGCTAGTCGCTATCCTCAACAGCTTCTTTGTGGCTCCGGTCGAAATCCGTGAATTTATCCCCAAATGGGTTCAGTTGCCGCTGGGCGCGCTCTGCCTCCTCGGCCGTGACGCAGGCACTGCCACACTTGGCAGCACAGCCGCTGTCGGCGACAGGATCAAAGTCTACCATCATCGCTTCCGCGTCATTATCGGCCCGCTCGGTTTGGCTCAGTACGAGCGGCTTTTGCCAGGCACGTCCGACCTTAGAACTTTGGCCGAGATTATCCGTAACTACCTAGGAGATGAACTGGACTGGGAGGTTAATCTGATCCTGCGACAAGAAGAAGTGCCGAAACTCCGGCTGGGACATAGCGGTCGGCTCGGCTGGACGAGTTGGATCGGCGAGCGCAAGACGCGACGTGATGCCGACGACCTGACTACGGCGCCGATCGAGCTCTGCCGAACGGCAGCCGTCCCCGAACTTTCCGAAGCAATCTGTGGGGGGGGTTGATTATAATGGGCCGCATGACTCTTACTAGCGATCTCGATGTACTCTGCAATGCAAATACAATCAAAAGTTGTTCAGCATTCCGCAAGCCACGCGACAGTTTTGTTGATCTGTTTCAAGACCAGCTCAGTGGCGCTGCCCAACCGGATCTCTGGAAGATTTTACGCGGTTTCG
This is a stretch of genomic DNA from Mesorhizobium sp. L-2-11. It encodes these proteins:
- the tssG gene encoding type VI secretion system baseplate subunit TssG, giving the protein MAADGWSPDDPLMPRSLAHFLSAVAAEPHAYDFFQAMRIIDAICSDRPRLGESSGPGFDRVRIGQQPALAFPTRSIARVAEAGENHPASISTYAFGLFGPNGPLPLHLTEYALLRQRNAGDETLVRFADIFHHRLASLFFRAWAESEPTVSHDRPQEDRFAMQLGSLAGFGMTSLHGRDAMPDLAKFHFTGRLASHARNAEGLVAILNSFFVAPVEIREFIPKWVQLPLGALCLLGRDAGTATLGSTAAVGDRIKVYHHRFRVIIGPLGLAQYERLLPGTSDLRTLAEIIRNYLGDELDWEVNLILRQEEVPKLRLGHSGRLGWTSWIGERKTRRDADDLTTAPIELCRTAAVPELSEAICGGG